ATCTTGAATTAGAGACAGCCTGAGACCCTGGAAATGGGCCAACACAATCACAATTgtcaattcaattaaaaaaacaacTAATATTAATATTGAACTGGTTATTTGTCCTAGCCTCATTAAAACCAAAAAcagctatataaaaaaaaaaaagaatcagccctaaaggcattcggatctggctgaaaagcccatgagagtatttcaggcatggaaagccaagacactctggcaaaagatctctgcgagtgagatcccagtggaaagaacaggtcttcaaacaaggaggtacctttctctgaagggaggagagaacctccactttgactatgaccttgtctaaacaagataagaatcggagaactcagagggcttccatagccttggaaactcatgactggagcatagggagactactgatgccataaacaggagtgtcaattggtaaagtcaacaacaggagtcactgtgcacttactcctcatgtaggatctctgtccttaatgtgctgtgtattgagatttaatgctataacgagtactcaaacaatatatttcactttgtgtttctatgggggtgcaaactgttgaaatctttacttaatgtatactaaactgatcctctaaaaaaaaaaaaaaaaagaaattatcaactcccaacttgactctcactgggattaaacatgacaataggtctgatctgatttcatcatcatttaaaaaaaatcatctattatttttcactttatgtttctgtgtgagagcaaactgttgaaatccttacttaatgtatactaagctgatcttctgtatattaagataatcgaaaatgaatcttgatgtgaatggaaggggagagggagtgggaaaggggagggtagtgggtgggagggacggtatgtgggggaagccattgtaatccataaatcgtactttggaaatttatattcattaaataaaagttaaaaaaaaaagaaaaagaaaacagaaaatttaaatgtatGTGCATCCTTCtgaaaaatgcataataaatatgattaaatattaaaaaaaaaaagaaacaatgaaatccagtgatttgcaacaaaatggaggaatctggaacacatcatgctgagtgaaataagccagtcccaaagggacaaataccatatgttctccctgatcggtgacaactgactgaacaccaaaaaggaaacctgttgaagtgaaatggacactatgagaaatggtgacttgatcagcatagccctgacggttaatgaacaacttaatacattatccctcttagtagttttttttgtctgttctacacagttattcttaagtgttgaaatttaactgaaatgtgatccctgttaaacataagagtaggaataagagagggaagagatgtacaatttggaacatgctcaagttgacttgccccaaatggtagagttagaaacataccaggggactccaattgaatcccataagggtggcatgtaccaatgccatctcaccagtccaagtgatcaatttcagttcacaattgattataatgaaaggactaagagtcaaaggaagcacataaataagtctagtacctgctaatactaactgatagaataaataaaggggagagtgatccaacatgggaagcgagatactcagcagactcgtagaatggtggatgtcctaaacagcactctggcctcagaatcagccctaaaggcattccgatctggctgaaaagcccatgagagtatttcaggcatggaaagccaagacactctggcaaaaaataaaaaataaataaagaaacaaccctaaatggaagagctctgtgagtgagatcccagtggaaagaacaggtcttcaaagaaggaggtacctttctctgaagggaggagagaacctccactttgaatatgaccttgtctaaacaagataagagtcagtgaactcaaaaggcttccatagccttggaaactcatgactggtgcatagggagattactgatgccataaacaggagtgtcaatttgtaaagtcaacaacaggagtcactttgcacttactcctcatgtaggatctctgtccttaatgggctgtacattgagacttattGCTAttatgagtactcaaacagtatatttcgctttgtgtttctatgggggtgcaaactgttgaaatctttacttaatgtatagtaaactgatcttctgtaaaaaaaaaaaaaaaaaaaaaagaaagaaagaaagaaattttcaattcccaacttgactctcactgggattaaacatgacaataggtctgatctgatttcatcatcatttaaaaaaatcatctattatttttcactttatgtttctgtgtgggagcaaactgttgaaatacttacttaaggtatactaagctgatcttctgtatattaagataatcgaaaatgaatcttgatgtgaatggaaggggagagggagtgggaaaggggagggttgttggtgggagggacggtatggggggggaagccattgtaacccatgagtcgtactttggaaatttatattcattaaataaaagataaaaaaaaaaaaaaaagaaaatgaatcttgatgtgaatggaaggggagagggagtgggaaagggcagggatgcgggtgggagagacggtatgtggggaagccattgtaatccataaatcgtactttggaaatttatattcattaaataaaaatttaaaatgtaccatgggactccaaatcccattaagttctCAGATACAAACACCGTCTTACTAGTTaaggtgatcagtttaagttcataattcatcatcaagataggattaagtgtcaaagggatcacataaataagaccagtgtctgctaataataattgatacacttaaaaaggagagaacaatacaACATAGGatgctggatacacagcagactcatagaattacaaatgccctaaacagaactttggcctcagaatcagccctttaggcatttggatttggctcAAATGCCTATGAGAGGCAtggaggcatggaaagccatgacactgtagccaaaaaaaaaagcctaaatgaaagatctctgtgagtgagatcccagcggaaagaatgagccatcaaagaggGAAGTACCTTTTCCTAAAGGGAGGAGGGACCTTCCAGtttaattatggccttgtctaaataaggttggagtttgtgaactcaaggggtttccaggggctggtgccatggctcacttagttaatcctccgctgtggcactggcatcaaatatgggcgccgggttctagtcctggttgctcctcttccagtctacctctctgctctggcccaggaaggcagtggaggatagccaaaAGTGCTTGGGTggctgcacccccatgggagaccaggaagaagcacctggctcctggcttcagattggcatagttctggccacagcagccatttgggggatgaacaaacagaaggaagacatttctctctgcctctctctatctctcactgtctaactctatttgtaaaaaaaaaaaaaataggcttccatagtcctggcagctcatgacgaaAGCCTCAGgggattactgacatcataaataagagtgtcaattgataaatcaataacaggagttaCTATACACTTGCTCCTACataggacctctatccttaatgtgttgatctatgagaattaatggtaaaactaatcttcaaacaggacttgatactttgtgtgtctgtgtgggtgcaaactgttgtaattttacttagtatagaattgatcttctgtatataaagataataaaatgaatctgagtgaagaatgggatgggagagggattaagAGATGGATGGTATGCCGGTGGGAGGGTTGTTACgggaggaagaaccactgtaatccaaaagctgttcttttgaaatttacatttgttaaataaaagttttctatgaaaaaaagaatgtagaagATATGtgataaatatgaaagaaatagtTAACCAAAAAATGATGAATAGATCTGggtgccaattttttttaaattcatgcataatgcttcataacacacattttcagtACATTTTTGAAGCCTTCTCATTGCATGGAATTCATCCTTTCCAGTCCCAACCTTTGTTCAGTGAATCTTGTGCATTCAGATTGACTCTACTTTTAGTTTCTACACATTAGAGAGAACGGGAGATGTTTGCTCTCTGATTTAGATTTACCTTTCTTGTTTAACTGAATAGACAACAAGTTATGTCATTGTACTGGTAATAAATCTAACTCATCAAgacattatattttcaattttatgcaAGTCAGtgaattttgtgtgttttgttcctATACTTCATCTCAATTTGCATGAGCCTGTATTCAAAATCTCACTAATGGCATCAGAGCAGTGACTAGGCAATGGAGAAtgtgttttgcttaaaatattaggGAACTCATTGATAGCAGTTCGAGTTTAGGAAACTTCTGAGTGGAATAACAGAGTTCTCTTCCATGCTCTCTTGTTTCCCTCCTCATTTGATTTACCCCATTAGTTATACCTCACACTGATATGCAAGCACAAATGATTAGTCAGTGTTGATCATCATTTTTGCTTACAAGACATGCTATCCATTTTGTTCAGTTGTGTTGTGCAGTCTCTTGGTTTTGCAAAGTGTTAAAGGTATGTATCTGCCATGATGGTGTCCTACATGAGTCCTTAAAGTCGCTTACATTCAAGAAGTACAAGTATCTGTATGCATCACCCTGCTCTTGGTGTTTGTCGTGGTGGGAATAAAGTGACGACTTCCAGCTAGTATTGTCTGCCTTATAGTAAAAAGTGAGAAGTACTCAAATAGTCCCTAGTTCTCATGAGAGTATTAACCAAGGTTTTAGTGTGAAAACAGTTTACCATGAGATTACCATGGTTAACAGCAATGTGGAAGGGTTTTGTATTTTACAAGTAAGGATGTGATGATTTGACATATAGAATGAAACTCCTGAATTCAGGGTGATTACTGGTTCCACAGTGCTTGAGAATCAGAAGGCCTATTGGGTATCTTTGTAAACAGGATCTGCTTTGGGTCTGTGTGGCATCAAGGCAATGTGTGGCTCCCTGGAACATGGGGTCTGGAGGCTGCCCTATTGTTCTTTGGGTCTTTGACGTCTGTTACACTGGAGTTTTCTGGTCTGAAAACTTTCTGAGAAACTCACCTGATGCCTCTCTTCATGCCCTCTGATGCAATCCAGGTACATAattgccaaaagttcatggagaggttTATTGACAAAGCCCATGGACCAAATGTAACTAATAGGAGGTATGCCCTTGAGTCTTTGTACCCATGGACTTGGAGGAAATACTTGCACCTGGGGTGAAGAGGATGATTCACAAACATGTTTTCCTTCTTGTGTTTTTCATCAGGACAGAAGCCCTGAGCTGCAGAGCCTTGGGGCAGAAAGGCTTCCAGATTCCCACATGGACGAATGGACAGATGGTAGAAAGAAATCAGATTGAGCAGTATTAAAATGGCTTGATGCgaggaatcacacacacacacacacacacacacacacgctattTGTATGCACATGCATGACCCTTCAAGTTCCACTATGGTTGTGTCCTAGGGTTTTCATAGACTTTGAAgatgtttcctttgatttttctgttgctctttttGCAACTGTGTCTCCTTGTGACTTGTCATGATGATCCGAACTGCTTTTTCCAGATGGAACGGAGTTATTACAAGGATGGAGATATTGAGATCGTTGCTTTTTTCCCCATTTACATATACCTTGTGGACGGaatgattaatattttcaaaaaatatatcaCATTCGCAGGGTAAGTTCTCTTTGCCATAATCatttttccttgatttacataATAGATGCTTGCTAATGGGTCTGCAGATGGATAGACACATGCGTTGTGTGTCCCTGCCCTTTCCATTTCTGTCCCACCTAAAAAGTTCTGATAATTAACTTGGAGCatgtggaagatatttctttctgcctcGCACATTGAATTGCTCAGGAAAATGTTATCTCATCATACGAGAAAGGAGAGTCTGGTTGGGATCTTCTtgtccttccctgtccctgttcATCAGCTCAGGGGCCTATTGTGCCTCAGTAGCAGGTTCTTACAGAACCCATGCACTGAAATGAACAACCCTGAGTTACATGAGCTCTTCCACATGTGCTCACAAACTTTTCTGCTACATATTAGATTTGGAGCCATGAGCTCACTTCATTTCTTCTAcagtcaaaaagaagaaaagatattcAAGAAAGTAAGATTTTACTAGGTAAAAGTAACCTCAGGCCACAAGTATaataataattgtatgttaatgaTGAATATACCCATGAGAACTGTAATGGTTGGAATCTACACATTCAGGATGCAGCCCTGATCTTATTatggaaaaatacatttcagaagAGGGATTATTCTGCTCTGCCCATCTTTAAGATACCGTCTACCTGTAGCTAAATATAagtgtttcatatatatttatataggaaTATTTCATGCCTCCAGAATATAGTATCTTGTAGGACAGTGAAATTGTTTTCCTCAcatctgtttattttggtgctaatttCTAATTGGTTTCTACTGTAAGCTATAAAAGTAGGTTGATGATACATAGATCTTTGATAGAAGGTAGATATTAGGACATATATCATTGCAGTATCATTAAAGCCAATGGAATTTAGAATTATAGTTGGTGCCACAAAGGTGAGACAACTGATcaagtattttaggcatttgtcctAAGTTCTATCCAGAAAAAATCTAATGGATACCAGCTTGGTATAATGATATTATTCACTTCACATGATTTTTATGAATTTGCCTATTTTGATAGTGCACATGACATCccaattatgaaatatttatttattattagtagTGGTATTCCCCATGGTTATGCATGCAGTACATCATTTACGTGTACCCTAAATGATGGAGACCAGAAGAGTGTAAATTTCCCGTAGTAGGAATAGAGTTTATGAATAGAGCCCAGGTTCCTCCAAGATGTATACCTTGCCAACTGGAGATCATAACCAAATCTTAGAAAACCCAGGAGAAAATGCCTGTGTTAATGATATTTGGGAATATAATATAAGATTCAACAACTTTAGAATAcccaataattatatataaactgTTCTTAGAGATAAGAAACACAACATAAAACAGATTGAAAAGGCAACTCTCAAAAATGCCCAGTGTGTCCAAAAATCTTTTAGACCTTTTATACCAATGGCAGTGGGAATAAGAAATGAGAGGTTAAGGAattgatggaaatgtaaacaaTGAGGAGGGGAACAGAGAAATATGAactaaaaatggaatattatttgataCTCTTAGCAAGgatttttaaagttcttcattATATACAAAGTATGAGTGAAATATTtggataacaaatatttatagaaatgagATTTATATAAAGCAATAGATATTGAGCAACTCTTTACATGGTAATGGatacctatatataaatatataggcagaatatgtatataatatgcatgcatacatacatattatgTTGCAACATGAACCAAGAAAAGAAAGACTGTCACTTCCTCTGGAGCACACAGTGACCCTTAATATCAGTGTACATGACCTAGTCTATTCATAATGACTCAACACACAGTAAATCTGAAATACATACAAGGGGCTCCTCATTTACACACTTTGTGAAATGTCAGAACCTGGAAAGTAGAAATGCATCATGTTCTTTGCATGGAAGGATATTTATGTTTGGTTCTGTAGGGAAAATTGGGTGAATAAGGCCAGTTTGGAGTATATACTTATACCACTGATAATGATTTACTTTAATATATACCTAGTGttcaaaataaatgcatgaatgtcTTAATTGTAAAGCATTACAAATCCAACCGGGGAGTGTTTCAGGCTTTTCTAAAGTGTTCCTCCCTTTTCACTGATTTCCTTCTTTCAAGCTctgaatctgatttcattttcctggctTGTGATGGTGGTTGATGGGTGAGTTTGTTGGGGAAGAGATTTTCCAGGATATATCCAGACTTACATCTACCATTCTCAGTGCTTTGACGTCATCCTTCTATGTGATCACATAGCCTTCAGTTGAGTTACTCTCTTTTCCCATTACAACCTGCAGCCTTATGATCATAGGACTCCTATTTCAAGAAGCATATAATGATGTGATAAGATGAAGCATCATTGTAGTTTCCGAATATAGGAATATTTGTAGAGGCAGTGCTAAAGATGCACCTTTCCTTGTCAAGTTTTCTTTGAAACTTTAATGTTCTTTCTAGGTGTGCATAAACATTCGAAAGGGCATTCCAGAGCATATTATAGTATTTCGATATCAAATATAAAAACTTAGAAGATGTAGTTGttgccagagatgatttaaattgataggtttatattaaaaataagatcattTTCTTTGGCTGCATGGACAGCCATGTGATAACATGCCCAAGACATTATAATGTAAAAGCAGATCTTATTTTCAGAATCATTTAGGCTGGGAGACTGAGATCAAGGGAGTAGCAGCTATGGGTCTGGTGAGGACATGTGTCCTGCAAATGCAACACTCTTCACATGCTGTCCTCAGCAAATGTGCAGATAATCATTAGAACATATGAATCTTTGGCCAAGACCAATCCATCTGTTACAGTTATTACAGTAGAATTGATGATAATCTGGATTTGAGGCTTCTCCCTTAAAGATCCTTGTGCATTTCATGCAGATTTCAGTCCAAAAACTACCAGTATGCTCTGGCCTTGGTTTTTGCTATTGAGGAGATCAACAAGAACCCCCAGCTTTTACCCAACGTGACCTTGGGATTTGATCTCTATAATGTCATGCACAGTGACATGATGGTGCTGCAGAATCCCTTCATCTGGcttgcaggactggaagaggatgtTCCTAATTACACGTGTAGGAAACAGAGCAAGTCTGTAGCTGTAATATCAGGAACAAGCATTGCTGTCCAAGTAGGGACACTGCTGGAACTCTACAAAATTCCACAGGTGAGTGTGTAAGTGAAAGAGAGGGATAAAACACATCACCTGAGGTGCCTGACTTAGACCCAAAAATTTAAGTGACAGAACCAAATACACTTGCCACAGCTTGTGATCAAAAGGGAAGGCGTATAGAGATTAGGTGGATTAGCCACATATTATCAGAAGCTGAGTGTTGGTGAGTGAAaatgagaaatgttttccttaatcTGTGAATGTAATGTCTCAGGAACTAGGATGTTTTCATGCAAggcagatgagaaaaatgaaatattctaaaatcttctGATGCTTCCATCATCTGCTTAATTTCTTCAGGAATAAGATAGTACACTATGGCAATATACTTACACATATTTCTTGCATTTTCCCTTAGCTGACAATTGGGTCTTTTGAACCACTTCTGAGTGACAGTGGTCAGTTTTCTTCCCTCTATCAGATGGCCCCCAAAGACACTTCTCTGGCCCGTGGCATAGTCTCCTTGATGCTTCATTTCAGCTGGACCTGGGTGGGTTTGGCCATCTCAGACCTCCCAAAAGGTATTCAGTTTATGTCCAATTTGAAAGTAGAGCTGCAGAAGAATGGCATCTGTGTGGACTTTGTGGAATTGATTCCAGTTACTGAGGAGTCTCGTATGTCACTCCAGAATAGGTTTCATATCAAGATCCtaaaatcatcagcaaatgtggTGATTCTTTTCTGTGACACTGATTCACTCATAGGAATCAGCTTTCCAACATGGGAACATGTAATGACATGGAAAGTCTGGGTCACCACCTCACAATGGGATTTTGCCAGCGATGAGCGTCATATTCTGCTCCACTCATTCCATGGGACTCTCATTTTTTCACACCACCATAGTGAGATCTctggtttcaaaaactttcttcGGACAGCTAACCCTTCCAAATACCCAGAAGACATTTACCTCTTAAGATTCTGGTCATCGGTTTTTGATTGCTCAGTTACTGGGGCATCCTGCAAAACCTTGAAAAACTGTCCACTGAATACCTCCTTGGAATCATTGACATGGCATAATTTTGATATGAGCATGAGTGATGGGAGTTACAACATATATAATGCTGTGTATGCTGTGGCCCACAGCATACATGAGATGCTTCTACAATTGTTAGAAATGCAACCAGGGAACAAGGGGGAAAAGGTGGCATTTTCTCCCTGGCAGGTAATTTGGTTTCCATTGCATGACATGTACTCCTGAAGTGATCCCTTTAACAGCTTCTGCCGGTGTTCAAACCAAGTAGCTTGGGATCCTTTCTCCAATCACGAGATATATATGAGCCTCTGCTTGTAATTTGTCATAAGACACAGGGTTCCATTGACAAGTGGGAAGGTAACTTGGATAAGCTTCAGTGTTGTGTCTTAAAAAGTACTCTCCCATCCTGTCAATTTAATTATGACTTGTGAATACCTAGACTGTGTCATTCCATTTTCTGtctcaacagtaaaaaaaatattgctttttagTGTCAAATGTTGTTGAGTATGTTCAGCCACAATGTACATAAGACATCTcattaaattgcatttttttatCCTGGTAACTGTACTACAGATGGTTTTCCTAGGTACACTGAGAAAATAAGTGAGTGTTAGTAGCATGGACTCCACAGTTGGAAATGATCAGAATCTCACAGTTAGATCTTTTTGATTGCCCTAGTTTTTAGATGAAAATGAGTGAAATCATACTTACTTTGATGTAGTTCTCATCATGTTTTAGTTTTAATTCATTGGGTGGCTATAAAAAGTTCCCTTTGTTTATTTGTGATTACAAACAAAAGGCTTTCTTTAAACTGGGTTTGATGTGTTATTGCTTGGGCAGTCTTCATGtgaatataatgtattttttcagTTGCACCCGTTTCTCAAGAACCTCCAATTTACCAATCCTGCGGGTGACCTAGTGAATTTGAATCACTTGAGGAATTTGGAAGCTGAATATGACATTCTCAACTTTCTGAATTTTCCATATGGTGTTGTTCATAAGGTTAAAGTAGGACAGTTTTCCCCTTATGCCTCACAGAGCCAGAAGTTGTCTCTCTCTGAGAATTCAATAGAGTGGGCCACAGGAATTACAGAGGTAAGTTGCACCTGATCATAAGGTTCACAATGCACATTGTTACCCACAATTCATATGGGGATTTGTGCCACTTGGCTTATTAAAAACACACTTAGAGACATTAAACTACACCCCTTCCAATCTAAatactttcttatgtttttaGTGTCTGAGGTTGGACAGTACACGCACTTGTTCCTCCACATGTTttgaatctatttatttatttagaaaataaacttgCATGCCATCATTGTGTCAGAAATAGGTATTTACAGTTTAAGTGAACAGGTTGTGCAGGACTTGAAAACACTACATGGAACATAAGCAATAGTCCCATCTCTGACCAACACACATCTGATTTTTCTCAGACTCCACACTCAGTATGCAGTGAGAGTTGTAGCCCTGGATTCAGGAAAACCCCTCTGGAGGGAAAGCCTACCTGTTGTTTTGATTGCACACCTTGTCCTgagaatgagatttccaatcagACAGGTAAGTCAGTGCCAGCCTCATGGAGAAGTTAACACCTGTTTCTTAAAATAGTCCTCTTCTCCATGGAAAGAAAAGGATGTGGAGTATGACTGCTCAGAAGATTCTTTTCACCTTCTGGTAGAAGTTAAACCTTATATTCAGTAATAACccttaaaatgataaaagtttGCACACTATACTTTACTGCATGTAGTATTTGCAAAATCATTTAGGTAAATTCACGTCTGTGTTCCTTGTACATGAATAGATAAAATGCTTTCACCTAATTCAAGTATAGCATGCTTGGAGTAAGAAAGCACAACTCTCATCAAACTGTGTGTAATTTGAAAAACTGTATTAGAAATTATACAGTATATCATGCTGAGGATAATACTCATCAGATATCATAAACGAGCTAACCTTAGCCTTTGAGCAAAATCATTGCGTATCACAATATAAATCTTCAGGAACATTCCTATGcttacactcatacacactcatgagtaaaatttattttgaaagaatacaGGCTGACTTCCATGGTAAAAAGTATGCATATCAAGGTACGTCAATGACAGCAAATTCAACACAAGCCCTTGAAGATAGGATGTGGACattataaggaaactgaagtaaataaaaattggaagagCCTACAGTTGGTGATcataaaacaagtaaaatttaTGAACCTCAACCAGTTGGAACAGTACTAAAAACAAGATTACAATGTCTGTGTGTGTTACACAAAGAGAGCTGAAGAGATCTCTGCACAGATATAAAAGATACTAATACTAGAACATGTGAATCATTTAATGGTGATAGATTGAAGAATatagaagaaattcagaaatttccagatagaaacattataaaaactttgagaaatatttgaaaaatccaagTAACCTcatagttattaaaataattcccaatacTTTTATTGTGATAAACACCTTTATCAAATGTTCACATAGGAAAGGAACTCTTTCTCAACTACTGTACAGAATaggaaaaattctgtttcttctacaGGAACATCTTAACTTGTTTGATCAAATACTGCCAGATATTTcagcaaaatgaaattgtaagacactgttgttgaaataaattcacacatagaaattttaaacaatgtaaacccaacagtatttttaaataggttACATCATGCCCAATGTCTTGCATAAAGTGTAATTCAGTTTATAATCCTTGAAAAATAGTAATAAGAATTAGCATTTCTGAAGAAAACCATTTAATAAATTTAAGTGAtctaagaattataaaaaaagaacaaaacaacacaaaatgccAAAAAGGAGGATCAGTTTTCAATCCTAAAGTGTATTTTAGAATGCTAAAAAACATGGAAGTTATGGCTGAAGATTGGATACAAAGTTGAATAAAGAATGCAACTTCTGCAAGAAATTACCCATTGGTCTGTTTGTgcatacaataaaaatgaaagccaTTCAACTTATTATAGAGGAAGATTTAAAATGGCATCATTTTCAACTGATATTGGGATGATGTAATACAATCAAAAATCAGTAATTAAGTAGTGCTGGAATACTAGATTAAATACAAAAAGAGATATTTTTGCTTATCAATTCTGGAAAACAAAGCTCTGAAAGATGAGCACATGTAATGTCTCAAAAGTATGAACTATCCAAAAATAAGACCACCTAAACTTTGGAAGACATCTGCAAGTTGTGACAACTGACATTGATGGAGAAATG
This region of Oryctolagus cuniculus chromosome 16 unlocalized genomic scaffold, mOryCun1.1 SUPER_16_unloc_1, whole genome shotgun sequence genomic DNA includes:
- the LOC100352226 gene encoding vomeronasal type-2 receptor 116-like produces the protein MAPKDTSLARGIVSLMLHFSWTWVGLAISDLPKGIQFMSNLKVELQKNGICVDFVELIPVTEESRMSLQNRFHIKILKSSANVVILFCDTDSLIGISFPTWEHVMTWKVWVTTSQWDFASDERHILLHSFHGTLIFSHHHSEISGFKNFLRTANPSKYPEDIYLLRFWSSVFDCSVTGASCKTLKNCPLNTSLESLTWHNFDMSMSDGSYNIYNAVYAVAHSIHEMLLQLLEMQPGNKGEKVAFSPWQLHPFLKNLQFTNPAGDLVNLNHLRNLEAEYDILNFLNFPYGVVHKVKVGQFSPYASQSQKLSLSENSIEWATGITETPHSVCSESCSPGFRKTPLEGKPTCCFDCTPCPENEISNQTDMDQCMKCLDHQYASTERNQCFHKKVTFLSFEDPLGMTLVCTALCFSVLTAVVLGVFVKHRDTPIVKANNRCLSYILLIALIFCFLCSLLFIGHPNTTTCVLQQTTFGVVFTVAVSTILAKTITVVLAFKVTAPGRRMRHWLLSGVPNSIIPICSLIQLALCAIWLGTSPPFIDTDAHSEHGHIILVCNKGSITAFYCVLGYLGSLALLSFTVAFLARNLPDTFNEAKFLTFSMLVFCSVWVTFLPVYHSTKGKVMVAVEVFSILASSAGLLGCIFVPKCYIILFRPEKNALKGLRDRIISKETDVLRSSS